In Microvenator marinus, one genomic interval encodes:
- the rfbC gene encoding dTDP-4-dehydrorhamnose 3,5-epimerase: MNVEKTPIPGLLVIKPRIFNDPRGFFFESFNHEAFLKVLEEDGQPTVDFVQDNHSCSSKGVLRGLHFQRDPHAQGKLVRVVKGAAWDVAVDIRPGSPTLGQWFGIKLDAQEHTMLWVPPGFAHGFQALEDDTHFLYKTTAYYAPESEGSIAYNDPELGIKWPLQDPLLNQKDLDAPSMRLTHL; this comes from the coding sequence ATGAACGTCGAAAAAACGCCTATCCCCGGACTCCTCGTAATCAAACCCCGAATCTTCAACGATCCCCGCGGGTTCTTCTTCGAGAGCTTCAATCACGAGGCCTTTCTCAAGGTGCTCGAAGAAGACGGGCAGCCGACCGTAGATTTTGTGCAGGATAACCACTCGTGCTCGTCCAAGGGCGTTCTGCGTGGCCTGCATTTCCAGCGCGACCCGCACGCCCAGGGAAAGCTCGTGCGCGTGGTCAAAGGCGCCGCCTGGGACGTCGCCGTTGACATCCGCCCAGGCTCGCCCACTTTAGGTCAATGGTTTGGTATCAAGCTCGATGCCCAGGAACACACCATGCTCTGGGTGCCTCCGGGATTTGCGCACGGCTTTCAGGCCCTAGAGGACGATACACATTTCCTCTACAAGACCACCGCGTACTACGCGCCCGAGTCCGAAGGCTCGATTGCCTACAACGACCCGGAGCTCGGCATCAAATGGCCACTTCAGGACCCTCTGCTAAACCAGAAGGATCTGGATGCACCGTCAATGAGACTCACTCACCTTTGA
- a CDS encoding putative metal-binding motif-containing protein, with the protein MKKWLVCVLAVFAWSCGEDSSPSVDPNPRNNDNNGESNNGESNNGMTTGNTGGTSGECVPSAGGVELCDGIDNDCDGEVDEDFPDLGEACESGLGACAVEGVKVCAEDQLDTVCDAVAGEPSDEVCDEIDNDCDGEVDEDFETLGDACTAGDGACSNSGTVVCQADGTAACNAVAGTPGGAELCNDMDDDCDGEIDEGFVGIGDACEVGVGACAASGIQVCAMDGSGVVCGAVEGTPTDEICDGIDNDCDGDTDEGFNVGTSCAAGMGVCRQTGSIVCDGAGEAMCDAVAGNPPQNPELSCDNLDNDCDGAVDEGCDDDNDNYCDAGMHRVGNPTVCPAGGNDCDDTDASINPGAVEVCDGVDNDCSNGVDQDATDASTFYLDCDGDDYAADTVASRDACMPPADSIAVAACNLSSASWTDRAPLDGDSIDCRSSNANAHPNQYSYFATPINNIIQRLSYDYNCDGVHTQRYTTINVSPSPSCPNGTLLFGGACKPPRDNGGTPWEGWTGSTAPACGISAAFTTCTYGTVQNGVCVGVRETRNETQTCR; encoded by the coding sequence ATGAAAAAGTGGTTAGTATGTGTTTTGGCGGTTTTCGCGTGGTCGTGTGGTGAAGATAGCTCACCTTCTGTGGATCCGAATCCGAGGAATAATGACAACAACGGGGAATCCAACAACGGGGAATCCAACAACGGGATGACTACCGGAAACACCGGAGGCACGTCCGGCGAGTGTGTGCCGAGCGCGGGTGGGGTCGAACTCTGCGATGGCATCGATAACGATTGCGACGGCGAGGTGGACGAAGACTTCCCTGATTTAGGCGAAGCATGCGAATCGGGCCTTGGGGCATGCGCAGTTGAAGGCGTGAAAGTCTGTGCTGAGGATCAACTGGATACCGTGTGTGACGCGGTTGCGGGTGAGCCCTCAGATGAAGTCTGCGACGAGATCGACAACGATTGTGATGGCGAAGTGGACGAGGACTTTGAAACCCTTGGGGACGCATGCACCGCGGGCGACGGCGCATGTTCAAACAGCGGTACCGTGGTGTGTCAAGCGGACGGCACCGCCGCTTGTAACGCGGTTGCAGGCACACCTGGTGGAGCCGAGCTCTGCAACGATATGGACGACGATTGCGACGGCGAGATCGACGAAGGCTTTGTGGGCATCGGTGATGCGTGCGAAGTGGGCGTGGGTGCGTGCGCAGCAAGCGGTATTCAAGTGTGTGCGATGGACGGCTCCGGGGTTGTTTGCGGCGCCGTTGAAGGAACTCCAACCGACGAAATCTGCGATGGCATCGATAACGACTGCGACGGAGATACCGACGAGGGCTTCAACGTGGGCACCTCCTGTGCAGCCGGCATGGGTGTGTGCCGCCAAACGGGAAGCATCGTCTGTGACGGGGCCGGAGAGGCCATGTGTGATGCCGTAGCTGGAAATCCCCCTCAAAACCCAGAATTGTCGTGCGATAACCTCGACAATGACTGCGACGGCGCGGTTGATGAGGGGTGTGATGACGACAATGACAACTATTGTGATGCTGGGATGCATCGAGTTGGCAATCCAACCGTTTGCCCAGCAGGTGGCAACGATTGCGATGACACGGACGCCAGCATCAACCCGGGTGCCGTTGAGGTTTGTGACGGCGTAGACAACGACTGTTCCAACGGGGTGGATCAGGATGCGACAGATGCATCCACCTTTTATCTAGACTGTGATGGTGATGATTATGCGGCCGATACCGTTGCATCACGTGATGCGTGTATGCCCCCTGCGGATTCGATAGCCGTGGCTGCATGCAATCTCAGTAGCGCATCTTGGACTGATAGGGCCCCACTTGACGGAGACAGCATAGATTGTCGCTCAAGCAACGCCAATGCGCACCCCAATCAGTATAGCTACTTTGCAACGCCGATCAACAATATTATTCAACGGCTGTCCTATGACTACAATTGTGATGGCGTCCATACTCAGCGCTACACAACAATCAATGTGTCGCCTTCTCCGAGCTGCCCAAACGGTACTTTACTTTTTGGTGGGGCTTGCAAACCACCACGCGATAATGGGGGCACGCCATGGGAGGGATGGACTGGATCAACTGCACCAGCATGCGGCATCTCGGCAGCCTTCACCACTTGCACTTACGGAACGGTGCAGAACGGAGTGTGTGTCGGTGTGCGTGAAACCAGAAACGAAACACAAACTTGTAGATAA
- a CDS encoding MopE-related protein, translating into MKKMLFFVVAGLALSCGDSSEPVVDANNSNNASNNGDSNNISNNGGNSNNSNNSNNSNNNTTPVCTPSPEICDGVDNDCDGQVDEDVMCLPEAPEVTISATKIKTLSFEWEPVAGAMEYVLQEKRDGAADFSEAATIGEAETAYDLQVFLPDVLNAQYRLDACNSDGCAPGNVVEANPVLNDAIGYVKSSNSESLDVFNVVALSGDGNTLAVGADGEDSASRTINGDQADNSEAASGAVYVFVRNDGVWTQQAYIKAPNADANDRFGARVALSEDGNTLAVGAPVEKSAATGVNGNQSDNSEFASGAVYVFSRTGNFWSNEAYLKSDNTEAQQQFGASLALSDDGNTLVAGAPFEGSISGALQFGAAYVFSRQGSQWSPAGRLTASNQASGDRFGLALAISGDGKTIAVGAEFEDGGSGINGDQSDNSAQGSGAVYVFNEGGGIWTQAAYIKASNVEANDAFGSAVALSQTGDTLAVGAKGEDAPNNSVSGSGAVYIFGRNQGTWVQEAYIKSSNLDENDEFGFRVELSADGSTLAVGSTQEDGVGKGFGGDESNNTLEDSGAVYVFKRGGDEWVQTAYIKGSNSDANDEFGNSLALSDDGQTLAVGARYEDGGSRGFGGDLTDNTQENSGAVYLY; encoded by the coding sequence ATGAAAAAGATGTTGTTTTTTGTAGTTGCGGGTCTTGCACTATCGTGTGGTGACTCTTCGGAACCGGTGGTTGACGCCAACAACTCAAATAATGCGTCGAATAATGGAGACTCTAATAATATCTCCAATAACGGCGGAAACTCTAACAACTCTAACAACTCTAATAACTCCAATAACAACACAACACCTGTGTGTACGCCAAGCCCAGAGATCTGTGATGGCGTGGATAACGATTGTGACGGCCAGGTGGACGAGGACGTGATGTGCCTGCCCGAGGCACCGGAGGTGACGATCTCCGCCACCAAAATCAAGACTTTGAGCTTCGAGTGGGAGCCCGTTGCGGGCGCTATGGAGTATGTGCTTCAGGAAAAGCGCGACGGTGCCGCGGACTTCAGCGAGGCTGCCACGATTGGGGAGGCGGAGACCGCGTACGACCTTCAGGTCTTCTTGCCGGACGTACTCAATGCGCAATACCGACTCGACGCGTGTAACTCGGACGGCTGTGCGCCGGGCAACGTGGTCGAGGCGAACCCGGTGTTGAACGACGCGATCGGCTACGTAAAGTCGTCCAACTCTGAGTCCCTGGATGTCTTCAACGTGGTGGCTCTATCGGGTGACGGGAACACACTGGCCGTTGGGGCCGACGGCGAAGACAGCGCTTCGAGAACGATCAACGGTGACCAGGCTGACAACTCCGAAGCCGCAAGCGGCGCCGTATACGTGTTTGTTCGTAATGACGGTGTGTGGACTCAGCAGGCGTACATCAAGGCGCCTAATGCGGATGCCAACGATAGGTTCGGCGCGAGAGTCGCGCTTTCAGAAGACGGCAATACCCTGGCCGTGGGAGCCCCCGTAGAGAAGAGTGCCGCCACGGGTGTGAACGGCAATCAATCTGACAACTCGGAGTTTGCGAGCGGGGCGGTCTACGTGTTTTCACGAACCGGAAATTTCTGGTCCAATGAGGCCTACCTGAAGTCCGACAACACCGAGGCACAGCAGCAGTTCGGAGCTAGTCTTGCGCTCTCGGACGACGGGAACACCCTCGTTGCTGGTGCGCCTTTTGAAGGGAGCATCTCAGGGGCGCTGCAGTTCGGCGCAGCCTACGTCTTCTCACGGCAGGGAAGTCAGTGGTCACCGGCAGGTCGTCTGACGGCGAGCAACCAGGCGAGTGGTGATCGATTCGGGCTGGCGCTGGCGATTTCTGGTGACGGGAAAACCATCGCGGTCGGAGCTGAGTTTGAAGATGGCGGCTCGGGCATCAATGGGGATCAGAGCGACAACTCCGCGCAAGGTAGCGGTGCTGTCTATGTGTTCAACGAAGGGGGCGGAATCTGGACCCAAGCGGCGTATATCAAGGCGTCAAACGTAGAGGCGAATGATGCGTTCGGCTCAGCCGTCGCGCTTTCGCAAACCGGGGATACTTTGGCTGTAGGGGCCAAAGGAGAAGATGCTCCGAACAATAGTGTTTCCGGGAGTGGCGCCGTTTATATCTTTGGCCGAAATCAAGGCACGTGGGTCCAAGAGGCGTACATCAAGTCCTCGAATCTGGATGAAAACGACGAGTTTGGATTTCGTGTAGAACTATCGGCTGACGGCAGTACTTTGGCCGTTGGCAGTACCCAGGAAGACGGCGTGGGCAAAGGCTTTGGTGGCGACGAGTCAAACAACACATTGGAAGACAGCGGCGCCGTCTACGTGTTCAAACGCGGCGGGGATGAGTGGGTGCAAACTGCCTATATTAAGGGTTCGAACTCCGATGCTAATGACGAGTTCGGAAACAGCCTTGCGCTTAGTGATGACGGCCAGACCCTTGCGGTTGGCGCACGTTACGAAGACGGCGGCAGCCGTGGTTTTGGGGGCGACCTGACCGACAACACGCAGGAAAATAGTGGTGCCGTCTACCTCTACTGA
- a CDS encoding class I SAM-dependent methyltransferase has protein sequence MERVSCPMCEGRKLSGLKEFERVPLVQCVDCYGVSTRNLASEEVLVAYYESIYTRKRSFSSPISVKRREEVLDTFEEHRQLNRILDIGCGQAHFLDQALERDWETFGTEFTEDAVVLARQYGHQMHQGPLNTANYDSNFFDVVIYTEVIEHIDNHAEEIPEILRVLRPGGIIYVTTPNFDSFSRRVLGERWSVIHYPEHLTYFTKETQVAMMKGFGFEAVSTTAHGVRASRMNQGVGAKKEVLEGGLYSE, from the coding sequence GTGGAACGCGTGTCATGCCCTATGTGTGAGGGCAGAAAACTCAGTGGTTTGAAGGAATTTGAACGTGTACCCCTGGTGCAATGTGTGGATTGCTACGGGGTCTCTACGCGAAATCTCGCATCCGAAGAAGTATTGGTGGCGTACTACGAGTCAATCTATACTCGAAAGAGGAGTTTTTCTTCACCCATTTCGGTGAAGCGGCGCGAAGAAGTACTGGATACCTTTGAAGAGCATCGCCAGCTTAATAGAATCTTGGATATCGGTTGCGGTCAGGCTCACTTTTTGGACCAAGCCTTGGAAAGAGATTGGGAGACTTTTGGGACCGAGTTCACTGAAGACGCGGTGGTTCTGGCACGTCAATACGGCCACCAGATGCATCAAGGGCCGTTGAACACTGCAAACTACGACTCAAACTTCTTTGATGTGGTGATCTACACTGAGGTTATCGAGCACATTGATAACCATGCTGAAGAAATCCCAGAGATCCTTAGAGTGCTGAGGCCCGGCGGAATTATCTACGTCACCACTCCGAATTTTGACTCATTTTCGAGAAGAGTTTTGGGTGAGAGATGGAGCGTCATCCATTACCCCGAACACCTAACCTACTTCACCAAAGAGACCCAGGTTGCGATGATGAAAGGGTTCGGGTTCGAAGCAGTGTCGACAACCGCCCACGGCGTAAGAGCTTCAAGAATGAATCAAGGTGTGGGTGCGAAGAAAGAGGTCCTAGAAGGTGGACTTTACTCTGAATAG
- a CDS encoding acetyltransferase yields the protein MSSTQKWLIFGAGGHGKVVADLIRAAGMDVAGFVDQSGVGRVAEPGGAVVVGLQDEFLSGGKPSSLPATVAIGNNRVRLELIQKLTELGWELPALIHPKAVISQSATIGHGSHVMAGAVINAASQIGEGVIINTNATIEHDVIIDSGVHISPGAVLAGEVEVGQGAWVGAGAVVINGVEIGANAIVGAGAVVIKDVPAGATVVGNPSRVIKTQ from the coding sequence ATGAGTTCAACGCAAAAATGGTTGATTTTTGGCGCGGGAGGCCACGGAAAGGTGGTCGCCGACTTGATCCGCGCGGCGGGAATGGACGTGGCGGGGTTTGTGGATCAGTCGGGTGTAGGGCGGGTAGCGGAGCCCGGTGGGGCGGTCGTGGTGGGTCTGCAAGACGAGTTTCTGAGCGGCGGAAAACCCTCGAGCCTCCCAGCGACGGTCGCCATTGGCAACAACCGAGTCCGCCTTGAGCTCATTCAAAAACTCACCGAGCTCGGCTGGGAGCTACCCGCACTCATCCACCCCAAAGCCGTCATCAGCCAGTCAGCTACGATTGGACACGGCTCGCATGTGATGGCAGGCGCGGTCATCAACGCCGCCTCCCAGATTGGCGAGGGTGTGATCATCAACACCAACGCCACCATCGAGCACGACGTCATCATTGACTCCGGGGTCCATATCTCCCCGGGGGCCGTGCTCGCCGGCGAAGTAGAGGTGGGCCAGGGGGCGTGGGTAGGGGCGGGTGCCGTGGTTATCAACGGCGTTGAGATTGGCGCAAACGCTATCGTGGGCGCCGGCGCCGTGGTGATTAAGGATGTCCCCGCGGGCGCGACGGTGGTAGGAAACCCCTCGCGAGTTATCAAAACCCAGTGA
- a CDS encoding S-(hydroxymethyl)glutathione dehydrogenase/class III alcohol dehydrogenase codes for MKSRAAVAFEAGKPLQIVEIDVAPPQKGEVLVKITHTGVCHTDAFTLSGEDPEGIFPAVLGHEGAGVVVQVGEGVTTLKEGDRVIPLYTAECRECKFCKSGKTNLCQAVRATQGKGLMPDGTSRFSYQGKPIYHYMGTSTFSEYTVVPEISLAKIDDEAPLEKVCLLGCGVTTGIGAVHNTAKVKAGDTVAVFGLGGIGLAVIMGAKEAGASRIIGVDINPDKFKLAGELGATDCINPKDYSKPIQEVIVELTDGGVDFSFECIGNVDVMRSALECCHKGWGESVIIGVAGAGQEISTRPFQLVTGRVWRGSAFGGVRGRTELPGMVKKAMSGELPLEPFITHTLPLEKINEAFDLMHEGKSIRTVIHF; via the coding sequence ATGAAAAGTCGCGCAGCTGTAGCCTTTGAAGCCGGAAAACCACTACAAATTGTAGAGATTGACGTCGCCCCGCCGCAAAAAGGCGAGGTCCTGGTCAAAATCACACATACCGGCGTCTGCCACACCGACGCGTTCACGCTCAGCGGCGAGGACCCAGAAGGCATCTTCCCCGCGGTGCTCGGCCATGAAGGCGCGGGCGTAGTGGTACAAGTGGGAGAGGGCGTGACCACCCTCAAAGAGGGCGATCGCGTGATCCCACTCTACACCGCCGAATGCCGCGAGTGTAAGTTCTGCAAATCCGGCAAAACCAACCTCTGCCAGGCCGTTCGCGCCACGCAAGGCAAAGGCCTGATGCCAGACGGCACCTCGCGATTCTCGTATCAAGGAAAGCCCATCTACCACTACATGGGCACGAGCACCTTCAGCGAGTACACCGTGGTGCCGGAGATTTCGTTGGCAAAGATCGACGACGAGGCGCCGCTCGAGAAAGTCTGCCTTCTGGGCTGTGGCGTGACCACCGGAATTGGCGCGGTGCATAACACCGCCAAAGTCAAAGCCGGCGACACCGTTGCCGTCTTCGGTCTCGGCGGCATCGGGCTCGCCGTGATCATGGGCGCCAAAGAAGCCGGAGCCTCGCGCATCATCGGTGTGGACATCAATCCCGACAAATTCAAGCTCGCAGGCGAGCTAGGCGCCACCGATTGCATCAACCCTAAGGATTACTCCAAACCCATCCAGGAAGTGATCGTCGAGCTCACAGACGGCGGCGTAGACTTTAGCTTCGAATGCATCGGAAACGTAGATGTAATGCGCTCCGCACTCGAATGCTGTCATAAGGGTTGGGGCGAGTCCGTGATCATTGGGGTAGCCGGTGCCGGCCAAGAAATCAGCACTCGCCCATTCCAGCTGGTGACCGGCCGCGTGTGGCGCGGCTCCGCATTCGGCGGCGTGCGCGGGCGCACCGAGCTCCCAGGCATGGTCAAAAAGGCCATGAGCGGCGAGCTCCCATTGGAACCCTTCATCACGCACACCCTGCCTCTAGAGAAGATCAACGAGGCTTTCGACCTGATGCACGAAGGAAAATCCATCCGCACGGTCATCCACTTCTAA
- a CDS encoding DUF1963 domain-containing protein: MSSTQKWQILGEEVVASESSPPAPGGWPLNYVLAFDQERGALVYVREPEHHQFGEAWHLTSNGTWIQDHEAIQASADQFWTGHYDSKRKGVVCWTIERQARNEYRIAGLLITADGISKIETQGILPVDPEALSSDSKMIFAFDPVKEQNLAITPYSVWFLDDSNTWQKLADLGPEFPKEWHNNEGARAVWDFEGNRLIIGVVDGEEYEGRLFAFDGKELVSLEDGLSEVELYTDNSTFVLASCEGEGVLLVMGAPQGTFRLEGDTWKPLATPVSEVRRSNALRSAFDLRDHSLWLGPGPYELTPGAYAKNQEFFYQRSKAGEWRVLGHIVQPSPTEWYGGVALAGKEGSLWIASTRYPLGLRIVDEDGWREVVGEGSANTEGYVVRLARDGAGTIHAFARNGAVFRFEGDWHSVVGPDEATFGVREDFLVHWDVANRRFVAWGGTVKNRASNHTFYLLDSGWTKEKKSSPKPSDARHKEMFLRPKMVFDPVQGALVRFGFDDVSVLTDGVWVPHVPEGWEQARSIDAPLAAVDPETGEILLVDLYARSIYRFNYDKVEKLGEIENHEFSLDPMEVGTYAAVPHFVRRRLYAYDQDTRAILGQCDKDEAARFKLPLSAAFEAAAALGPRKAFAASHNPEEKKADAEFGSSVRLYCADKSAKFWFGDVSGATVVTRWGSVYDWGLRLGRGTDSSKTEELADAKAAQKKLAKEAASKQKKSYIGAAELDDDAIKALFTQDIIVMSLGDEAGKYDYDYLGGTPRGSVGKEWPKRDGQPLGHLLSVSVPDGKKVGGVSVFAPTNDLAMEEEELVAVIRSSSQMGKDQGPRPGDVTVIEPRVLAAEVNGFQIDESRTRPFEEADPAFAQRLETFHESLGSEEKPWTRWSGTPQWVQHDEWPVDDDGVPWKFVAQIDFDSIAQDFIKNAWPEASLFGVLYVFINPAETEATAFWQYT, translated from the coding sequence ATGAGTTCAACCCAAAAATGGCAGATTCTAGGTGAGGAGGTCGTGGCATCTGAGTCGAGCCCTCCCGCACCCGGTGGCTGGCCTCTCAACTATGTGCTGGCGTTCGACCAAGAACGCGGCGCTCTCGTGTACGTCCGCGAACCCGAGCACCACCAGTTTGGTGAGGCTTGGCATCTTACCAGCAACGGTACCTGGATTCAGGATCACGAAGCCATTCAGGCAAGCGCGGACCAGTTTTGGACGGGTCACTACGACTCAAAACGAAAGGGCGTCGTGTGTTGGACTATCGAGCGTCAGGCGCGAAACGAGTACCGAATTGCGGGGCTCCTCATCACCGCCGACGGAATCTCGAAGATTGAGACACAAGGCATATTGCCCGTCGATCCTGAGGCGCTCTCGAGCGACTCGAAAATGATCTTCGCCTTCGACCCGGTGAAAGAGCAGAACCTTGCCATTACTCCCTATTCCGTGTGGTTTCTCGACGACTCGAACACGTGGCAGAAGCTCGCAGACTTGGGCCCCGAGTTCCCGAAAGAATGGCACAACAACGAAGGCGCGCGTGCCGTTTGGGATTTCGAGGGCAACCGATTGATCATCGGCGTTGTAGACGGAGAGGAGTACGAAGGAAGGCTCTTTGCGTTCGACGGAAAGGAGCTCGTTTCGCTAGAAGACGGTCTCTCCGAGGTGGAGCTCTACACGGACAATTCGACCTTCGTCCTTGCGTCTTGCGAAGGCGAGGGAGTGCTTCTGGTTATGGGCGCCCCTCAGGGTACCTTCCGACTCGAAGGCGATACCTGGAAGCCCTTGGCTACCCCGGTCAGCGAAGTCCGCCGCTCAAATGCTCTTCGTTCGGCCTTCGATTTGCGTGACCACTCCCTTTGGCTGGGGCCTGGCCCTTATGAGCTCACGCCCGGAGCCTATGCGAAGAATCAGGAGTTCTTCTACCAACGCTCAAAGGCCGGCGAGTGGAGGGTGTTGGGGCATATCGTTCAACCGAGCCCAACCGAATGGTACGGGGGCGTGGCCTTGGCAGGCAAAGAGGGCTCTCTTTGGATCGCATCTACGCGCTATCCACTGGGGCTTCGAATCGTGGACGAAGACGGATGGCGCGAAGTTGTTGGTGAGGGCAGCGCAAACACCGAAGGTTACGTAGTGAGGCTCGCTCGAGACGGTGCCGGTACCATCCACGCCTTCGCCCGCAACGGAGCCGTCTTCAGGTTTGAAGGGGATTGGCATTCGGTCGTCGGTCCGGACGAAGCCACATTTGGCGTGCGCGAAGACTTTCTGGTCCATTGGGACGTGGCGAATCGTCGGTTTGTGGCGTGGGGAGGAACCGTCAAGAATCGCGCGTCGAATCACACGTTTTATCTCCTTGATTCAGGATGGACTAAAGAGAAGAAGTCCTCGCCCAAACCAAGTGACGCACGCCATAAAGAGATGTTCCTGCGCCCAAAGATGGTCTTCGACCCGGTGCAAGGCGCGCTCGTGAGGTTTGGATTCGATGATGTTTCGGTCCTCACCGACGGAGTTTGGGTTCCTCACGTACCCGAGGGCTGGGAACAAGCGCGCTCTATTGACGCGCCGTTAGCCGCCGTGGACCCCGAAACCGGAGAAATCCTACTCGTGGACCTCTATGCACGGTCGATCTACCGATTCAACTACGACAAGGTTGAGAAGCTCGGGGAGATAGAAAACCATGAGTTTTCGCTCGATCCCATGGAGGTCGGCACCTATGCGGCGGTCCCCCACTTTGTCCGGCGCCGCCTCTACGCCTACGACCAGGACACACGGGCGATCCTCGGCCAATGCGACAAAGACGAAGCCGCGCGTTTCAAGCTCCCACTTTCGGCAGCCTTCGAAGCAGCCGCAGCCCTCGGGCCGCGCAAAGCCTTCGCGGCATCTCATAACCCCGAGGAGAAGAAGGCCGACGCGGAGTTCGGGTCTAGTGTGAGGCTCTATTGCGCGGATAAGAGCGCCAAATTCTGGTTCGGGGACGTCTCGGGCGCAACGGTGGTAACGCGATGGGGGTCAGTCTACGATTGGGGGCTTCGGCTTGGACGCGGCACGGATAGCTCCAAGACCGAAGAGCTAGCCGACGCCAAGGCAGCCCAGAAGAAACTCGCCAAAGAGGCCGCCTCCAAACAGAAAAAGTCCTACATCGGCGCCGCAGAGCTCGACGATGACGCGATTAAGGCGCTCTTTACTCAAGACATCATTGTGATGAGTTTGGGTGACGAAGCCGGAAAGTACGATTACGACTACCTCGGCGGTACCCCAAGAGGCTCAGTTGGAAAAGAGTGGCCAAAGAGAGACGGGCAGCCGCTGGGGCACCTCCTCTCCGTGAGCGTTCCGGACGGGAAAAAGGTTGGCGGAGTGTCGGTCTTTGCGCCAACAAACGACCTCGCCATGGAAGAGGAAGAACTCGTGGCGGTTATCCGAAGCTCCTCGCAAATGGGGAAGGACCAGGGGCCACGCCCAGGTGATGTGACCGTGATCGAGCCTCGTGTTCTGGCCGCCGAGGTCAACGGCTTTCAAATCGATGAGTCACGCACTAGGCCTTTTGAGGAGGCCGACCCCGCTTTCGCTCAGAGACTGGAGACTTTTCACGAATCCCTCGGCAGTGAAGAGAAGCCTTGGACGCGATGGAGTGGCACCCCGCAGTGGGTACAACACGACGAGTGGCCCGTTGATGATGATGGTGTGCCTTGGAAGTTCGTGGCCCAAATCGACTTCGACTCGATCGCTCAAGATTTCATCAAAAATGCGTGGCCTGAAGCTTCACTTTTTGGCGTGTTGTATGTTTTCATCAACCCCGCCGAGACCGAGGCGACCGCGTTCTGGCAGTACACGTGA